The proteins below are encoded in one region of Peribacillus muralis:
- a CDS encoding DUF3905 domain-containing protein translates to MKNNKKMDSPIIADTQPHQINAPSFKGTGIKPQAPFVNDYGVVIGDSKYASENSPLENWSEDTDPEIMAGDEWVHPTNDIGWNSSENRDLLEAKKEPQPPFMHPDKDVSTETD, encoded by the coding sequence ATGAAGAATAACAAGAAAATGGATTCACCCATCATCGCGGATACGCAGCCGCATCAAATCAACGCGCCAAGCTTTAAAGGAACGGGCATAAAACCACAAGCTCCATTTGTTAATGATTATGGCGTCGTGATCGGGGACAGTAAATACGCATCAGAAAACTCCCCCCTTGAAAATTGGAGTGAAGATACCGATCCCGAAATCATGGCTGGGGACGAATGGGTCCATCCTACCAATGATATAGGCTGGAATTCCTCGGAAAACCGTGATCTGTTAGAAGCAAAAAAGGAACCCCAGCCGCCTTTTATGCACCCCGATAAAGATGTCAGCACCGAAACGGATTGA
- a CDS encoding B12-binding domain-containing radical SAM protein, translating to MNIIISTLNAKYIHTSLSIRYLKAYAQPEYEAHLAEYTIKDPIMNIVGDLHSKKPDVIGFSCYIWNIEETMKVIAMLKKINPELVIILGGPEVTYDVNEWLDRIPGADFIVIGEGEVTFKSLLSEIEGSHDYKRIGGIAYREEGKKIIQPQNGKVDLKSLPTPYRLDEDRRDLSKRVTYIETSRGCPFSCQFCLSSIEVGVRYFDREKIKEDIRYLMNNGAKTIKFVDRTFNISRSYAMEMFQFLIDEHHPGVVFQFEITADIMRPEVIQFLNDNAPAGLFRFEIGVQSTNDQTNDLVMRRQNFEKLTRTVTMVKDGEKIDQHLDLIAGLPEEDYLTFKKTFNDVFALRPEEMQLGFLKMLRGTGLRIRADEHQYIYSEHAPYEILGNNVLSFDDIVRIKQVEDVLEKYWNDHRMDHTTEYLVTSVFPSPFDFFQAFGTYWDQQGWSRIGHQLEDLFRRLQQFLASRGSAELATITGLMKLDYFNNQKFKPRKAWWESSLDKQGRKEIYEAILSYPELLGDSFTTLGLNEKEIHKHTLLEALPFDLETYLTEGTITEKPSIMLAHFDPGGNGSTVFTMPTSGISV from the coding sequence ATGAATATTATCATTAGTACTCTTAACGCAAAATATATCCATACATCGCTATCGATACGCTATTTAAAGGCTTATGCGCAGCCGGAATACGAGGCGCATTTAGCCGAATATACAATAAAGGATCCTATCATGAACATAGTCGGTGACCTCCATTCCAAAAAACCCGATGTCATTGGGTTCAGTTGCTACATTTGGAATATAGAGGAAACGATGAAAGTCATCGCCATGCTTAAGAAAATCAATCCAGAATTAGTGATCATCCTCGGAGGGCCTGAAGTTACGTATGATGTCAACGAATGGCTTGATCGAATTCCCGGTGCTGATTTTATCGTAATTGGGGAAGGTGAAGTCACATTCAAATCCCTTTTATCTGAAATTGAAGGATCACATGATTACAAAAGGATAGGCGGCATCGCCTATCGAGAAGAAGGAAAAAAAATCATCCAGCCACAAAACGGTAAGGTTGATCTTAAATCGCTTCCTACTCCCTATCGTTTGGACGAAGACCGCCGTGATCTATCCAAGCGGGTCACCTATATCGAAACTAGTCGCGGCTGCCCTTTCAGCTGCCAATTTTGCCTTTCCTCCATCGAGGTGGGTGTCAGGTATTTTGACCGTGAAAAGATTAAAGAAGATATCAGGTACTTAATGAATAATGGAGCAAAGACCATTAAATTTGTTGACCGGACCTTCAATATCAGTCGAAGTTATGCGATGGAAATGTTCCAATTCTTGATTGATGAGCATCATCCCGGTGTGGTTTTCCAGTTTGAAATCACCGCAGACATCATGCGTCCGGAAGTTATCCAGTTCTTGAATGACAATGCTCCAGCAGGGTTATTCCGTTTCGAAATTGGTGTACAATCAACGAATGACCAGACAAATGACCTAGTCATGCGAAGACAAAACTTCGAAAAACTGACTCGTACCGTTACGATGGTCAAAGATGGGGAGAAAATAGATCAACATTTAGATTTGATTGCCGGTTTACCTGAAGAAGATTATCTTACCTTCAAAAAAACCTTCAATGATGTTTTCGCGCTTAGGCCCGAAGAGATGCAGCTAGGCTTCCTAAAAATGCTCCGTGGGACTGGGTTGCGGATTCGTGCAGATGAACACCAATATATTTATAGTGAGCATGCTCCCTATGAAATTCTCGGCAATAATGTATTATCCTTTGATGATATCGTTCGGATTAAACAAGTTGAGGATGTCCTCGAAAAATATTGGAATGATCATAGGATGGATCATACGACAGAATATCTTGTTACATCGGTCTTTCCATCGCCATTCGACTTCTTTCAAGCTTTCGGTACGTATTGGGATCAACAGGGCTGGTCCCGCATCGGACATCAACTGGAAGACTTATTCAGGCGTCTGCAGCAGTTTCTCGCTTCCCGTGGTTCTGCTGAACTGGCAACCATTACAGGTCTCATGAAATTGGATTATTTCAACAATCAAAAATTCAAGCCACGGAAAGCATGGTGGGAATCATCGTTGGATAAACAAGGACGGAAAGAGATTTATGAAGCCATTCTATCTTATCCCGAGCTGCTCGGAGACTCTTTTACAACACTTGGGCTTAATGAAAAGGAGATCCACAAACATACATTGCTTGAGGCCCTCCCTTTTGATTTGGAAACCTATTTGACTGAAGGAACCATTACTGAAAAGCCTTCGATCATGCTTGCTCATTTCGATCCGGGTGGAAATGGATCAACGGTCTTCACAATGCCAACATCAGGAATTTCTGTATAG
- a CDS encoding acyltransferase family protein: MKQRDFFFDNAKFILMAFVVFGHLLNTYIHDSETIYALYKTIYSFHMPAFILVSGFFAKGFYQKGYLGKITKKLILPYVIFQLIYAVYYYFLYQRSALTVDLLDPQWSLWFLISLFCWNIMLLGFSKLKPYVGIGLSLIIALLIGYMDNISNYLSLSRTFVFFPMFLIGYHLSKDQLKKLFTPKFRLASLGVMLVIFIGFYLNTDINYKWLLGSKPYAELEDATLVSMFKRLGFYGLSLISVFSFLSFIPRGQYFFTNWGKQTLYVYLLHGFFIRFFRESTIQDYFSNTESFIMLACLSFLITVLLSSEMIATLAQPIIELKATKTKRFMSRTKEYIKQAF; this comes from the coding sequence ATGAAACAACGTGATTTTTTCTTTGATAATGCCAAGTTCATCCTTATGGCATTTGTCGTCTTCGGACATTTGCTTAATACGTATATACATGACAGTGAAACGATTTACGCTTTATATAAAACCATTTATTCCTTCCACATGCCTGCCTTTATCCTTGTTTCGGGGTTCTTTGCAAAAGGATTCTATCAAAAAGGATATTTAGGTAAAATCACCAAAAAGCTGATTTTACCTTATGTCATTTTCCAATTGATATATGCCGTCTATTATTATTTCTTATATCAACGCTCAGCCCTCACTGTAGACTTGCTTGATCCACAATGGTCGCTTTGGTTCTTGATCAGTCTTTTCTGTTGGAACATCATGTTGCTGGGATTCTCAAAGCTAAAACCATACGTCGGGATAGGGTTATCTTTAATAATCGCTTTATTGATCGGTTATATGGATAATATTTCTAATTACCTTAGTCTCTCAAGGACGTTCGTTTTTTTTCCGATGTTTCTGATCGGATACCATTTAAGTAAAGACCAGTTAAAAAAATTATTCACACCAAAATTCCGTTTGGCTTCCCTTGGTGTCATGTTAGTGATATTTATCGGGTTTTATTTAAACACCGATATCAATTATAAATGGCTTCTCGGCTCCAAGCCGTATGCCGAACTCGAAGATGCAACACTCGTGTCGATGTTTAAACGCCTTGGGTTTTATGGATTGAGCCTGATTTCTGTATTCAGCTTCCTATCCTTCATCCCTCGAGGACAATATTTCTTTACCAACTGGGGCAAGCAAACTTTATACGTATATTTGCTGCATGGGTTCTTCATACGTTTCTTCCGTGAGAGCACCATCCAGGACTACTTCAGTAATACAGAAAGTTTCATCATGCTCGCCTGTCTCTCTTTCTTGATCACTGTCCTATTGTCAAGCGAGATGATTGCCACATTGGCCCAGCCAATAATCGAATTAAAGGCCACGAAAACCAAAAGGTTCATGTCCAGAACGAAAGAATATATTAAACAAGCATTTTAA